A portion of the Oxynema aestuarii AP17 genome contains these proteins:
- the hoxU gene encoding bidirectional hydrogenase complex protein HoxU yields MSVKTLTIDGVPIAIEEGTTVLEAARQNGVHIPTLCHLEGISDVGACRLCLVEINGSPKLQPACVTEVAEGMNIRTNTETLQDYRRTIVELLFAEGNHVCAVCVANGHCELQDLAIEVGMDHSRLPYRFPEREIDVSHDRFGIDHNRCVLCTRCVRVCDEIEGAHVWDVAYRGAALKVVTGLNQPWGAVDACTSCGKCVDACPTGAIFRKGSTVAEMERDRDRLEFIVNARKDHQWTR; encoded by the coding sequence ATGTCAGTTAAAACATTAACCATCGATGGCGTTCCCATCGCCATCGAAGAAGGAACCACCGTTCTCGAAGCCGCCCGCCAAAACGGGGTGCATATTCCCACCCTGTGTCATCTCGAAGGCATTTCCGATGTCGGCGCTTGTCGCCTCTGTTTGGTCGAGATTAACGGCAGCCCGAAATTGCAGCCCGCTTGCGTCACCGAAGTGGCGGAGGGGATGAATATCCGCACGAATACGGAAACCCTGCAAGACTATCGGCGCACGATTGTCGAGCTGTTATTTGCGGAAGGAAACCACGTCTGTGCGGTGTGCGTGGCGAACGGACATTGCGAACTGCAAGATTTGGCGATCGAGGTCGGGATGGATCACTCCCGGCTTCCCTATCGCTTTCCGGAACGAGAAATCGACGTGTCTCACGATCGCTTCGGCATCGACCACAACCGTTGCGTGCTGTGTACGCGCTGCGTGCGCGTCTGCGACGAAATCGAAGGGGCCCACGTTTGGGATGTCGCCTATCGCGGGGCGGCGTTGAAGGTGGTGACCGGGTTGAATCAGCCCTGGGGCGCCGTCGATGCTTGTACCTCGTGCGGTAAGTGCGTCGATGCTTGTCCGACCGGGGCGATTTTCCGCAAAGGTTCGACGGTGGCGGAAATGGAGCGCGATCGCGATCGCCTCGAATTCATCGTCAACGCCCGCAAAGACCACCAGTGGACCCGCTAA
- a CDS encoding CP12 domain-containing protein — translation MKASEILTQNITTIGTSATVVEAVSAMKATGVGALIVDRRHPGDAYGIVTRSDIVSKVVAFGRDPHRVRVYQIMTKPCIVVNPDLSVEYVARLFVHTGIQVAPVIRGELLGTISMRDILEKSDFIETPSELELDRQIQEAIAHARTICAEVGHPPRECAAAWQVVEELQADAAHQQATVLEKTAFEEYCEEYPEAAELANLYKNWCSG, via the coding sequence ATGAAAGCTTCAGAAATTCTCACTCAAAACATCACCACGATCGGCACTTCGGCGACGGTGGTCGAAGCAGTGAGCGCGATGAAAGCGACCGGAGTCGGTGCCTTGATTGTCGATCGCCGTCACCCAGGGGACGCCTACGGGATCGTCACCCGCAGCGATATCGTCTCGAAAGTGGTAGCCTTCGGCAGAGATCCGCACCGGGTGCGCGTTTACCAAATCATGACCAAGCCTTGCATCGTGGTCAATCCCGATCTGAGCGTCGAATACGTCGCCCGCTTGTTCGTCCACACGGGGATTCAAGTCGCCCCGGTGATTCGAGGCGAATTACTCGGTACGATTTCCATGCGCGACATCCTCGAAAAAAGCGATTTTATCGAAACGCCTTCGGAACTCGAACTCGACCGCCAAATCCAAGAGGCGATCGCCCACGCCCGCACGATCTGCGCCGAAGTCGGTCACCCCCCCCGGGAATGCGCGGCAGCTTGGCAGGTCGTCGAAGAACTGCAAGCGGACGCCGCCCACCAACAGGCGACGGTTTTAGAAAAGACTGCCTTCGAGGAATATTGTGAGGAATATCCGGAAGCGGCAGAACTCGCCAATTTATATAAAAACTGGTGTAGCGGCTGA
- a CDS encoding NADH-quinone oxidoreductase subunit B family protein: MAKIRLATIWLGGCSGCHMSFLDLDEWLFDFAEKVDVVFSPVGSDIKDYPENVDVCLVEGAVANEENLELLREARQRTKFLISFGDCAVTANVPAMRNMLGGSEPVLKRCYLELGDEHPQLPNFPGIVPELLDRVRPVHEMVEVDMYIPGCPPDANRIRKAIAPLLEGQTPDMTGRDMIKFG; encoded by the coding sequence ATGGCTAAAATTAGATTGGCAACAATTTGGTTGGGCGGCTGTTCCGGCTGTCACATGTCTTTTCTCGATTTAGACGAATGGCTGTTCGATTTCGCCGAGAAAGTCGATGTGGTCTTCTCTCCGGTCGGGTCGGACATTAAAGATTATCCCGAAAACGTCGATGTGTGCTTGGTCGAAGGCGCCGTCGCCAACGAGGAAAACTTGGAGTTACTGCGCGAAGCGCGCCAACGCACGAAATTTTTAATTTCCTTCGGCGATTGTGCGGTGACGGCGAACGTTCCGGCGATGCGCAACATGCTCGGCGGTAGCGAACCCGTTCTCAAACGCTGTTATTTGGAATTAGGGGACGAACACCCGCAATTGCCCAATTTTCCGGGGATCGTGCCGGAATTGCTCGATCGCGTGCGCCCGGTTCACGAAATGGTCGAGGTGGATATGTACATCCCCGGCTGTCCGCCGGACGCCAACCGGATTCGCAAGGCGATCGCCCCCCTGTTAGAAGGCCAAACCCCCGACATGACAGGACGGGACATGATCAAATTCGGCTAA